Proteins encoded in a region of the Coregonus clupeaformis isolate EN_2021a unplaced genomic scaffold, ASM2061545v1 scaf2668, whole genome shotgun sequence genome:
- the LOC123489001 gene encoding unconventional myosin-XV-like, with protein sequence MPPSTSQSSQMSALPELPPISDLELPSDFPKQKSYFIISAEDPNTVRTNTSLTLFGSGFDSDEEMSPPPPLSTPQPAYSLPDSEGYSSHVEADGFSDGQTQRGMEQYLDSLFNPVLSDGSTDLDKPASMTGRMKGGGGIGGEEERGQAPASRPYPQDYSPELCQCFQ encoded by the exons ATGCCACCTTCAACAAGTCAGTCCAGCCAAATGTCTGCCCTGCCagagctgcccccg ATCTCAGACTTGGAGCTGCCGTCTGACTTCCCCAAACAGAAGAGTTACTTCATCATCTCAGCTGAGGATCCTAACACAGTCAGAACCAACACCAGCCT gACTCTGTTTGGCAGTggttttgacagtgatgaggagaTGTCCCCGCCCCCCCCACTCAGCACCCCCCAACCTGCATACAGCCTACCAGACTCTGAGGGATACTCCAgccacg TGGAGGCTGATGGGTTCAGCGACGGTCAGACTCAGAGAGGGATGGAGCAATACCTGGACAGCCTCTTCAACCCTGTGTTATCAGACGGCAGCACG gACCTGGACAAGCCAGCCAGTATGACAGGCCGgatgaagggaggaggagggattggaggagaggaggagaggggtcaggCCCCCGCCAGCAGACCATACCCCCAGGACTACAGCCCGgag